The following proteins are encoded in a genomic region of Methylobacterium tardum:
- a CDS encoding acyl carrier protein, giving the protein MNITQDIREILGSTEAFAGRADQLSEDDSLFDMGLDSFGSVQLMLALEERFEVEFPDALLNRKSFSAIRSIRDAVATLINREAA; this is encoded by the coding sequence TTGAACATCACCCAAGACATTCGCGAGATTCTCGGGTCCACCGAAGCTTTCGCCGGACGGGCCGATCAGCTCTCCGAGGACGACAGCCTGTTCGATATGGGGCTCGACTCGTTCGGCTCGGTGCAGCTGATGCTGGCCCTCGAGGAGCGGTTCGAGGTCGAGTTCCCCGATGCGCTCCTGAACCGCAAGTCGTTCTCGGCGATCCGGTCGATCCGCGACGCCGTTGCCACCCTGATCAATCGGGAAGCCGCATGA